Below is a window of Candidatus Zixiibacteriota bacterium DNA.
ACTGAATGGAATCCCGATGCCGGCCGTCGGCGGAGGTTTTGTGTAGGGGCGTGATTCATCACGCCCTCAGCGACGGGCACCATGAATGGCGCCCCTACGGGTCAACCGTGACGGTATGACATCAGCCGATGGTGAGCAATTGCTCGTAGGGGTCCTCCAGACGTTCGCAGAGGCGACGGAGGAACTGCACGGCGACATGACCGTCGATCAGACGATGATCGAAGGACAGCGTCACGTACATCATGTCGCGGATGACAATCTGGCCGTCGCGCACCACCGGACGCTTCTGGATCTTGTGCATCCCCAGAATGGCGACCTCGGGCTGGTTGATCACCGGGGTGGAGGCCAGGGCGCCATACATGCCGGCATTGGTGAGCGTGAAGGTGGAGCCGGTGACCTCATCGGGGACCAGTTGCTCGCGCCGGGCGCGCTCGGAGAGGTCGGCGATTTCACGGGCGATCTGGATGATCGATTTCTGGTCGGCGAAGCGGACAACGGGGACGATCAGTCCCTCATCACGGGCGACGGCGACGCCGATGTGATAGTATTTCCGATAGAGAATCTCATTCCCCTCGATCGACGCATTGACCGCCGGGAACTCCTTCAGTGCGGCGACCGCCGATTTGACGAAAAACGGCATGTAGGTGACATTGGCACCGGCCAGATGATTCCAGTCCTCCTTGCGCGCCTCACGGGCCGAGACCAGAAGGGTGAGGTCGATCTCATCCATCGTCATCACATGGGCGGAAGTCTGCTGGCTCTTGATCATGTGGTCGGCGATCAGCTTGCGCACCCCGGCCAGCGGCTGACGTTCGATCGTCTCCTCGCCGTGGGCGGTGGGAACGGTCAGTACGGACCGGGGTTTCTCGGTCGTTGGTCTTGGAGCGGACGGCGCTGTCTGACGGGCGCGCACGTAGTTCAAGACATCTTCCTTTGTGACGCGTCCACCGGCGCCGCTGGCCGGAATGTCCTCCAGGCGCAGGTTGTGCTCGCGGAGCAGGCGGCGTACCACCGGCGAGGAGCGTCGGGCGGAATCACCATCCCCCGAGTCGTCGGCGACAACCGGTGCGGCAATGGCGGCCGCTACGGCAGGTCGCGGCGCTGTGGTTCCATAACCGCTGGGGAGCGATTCTCCGGCGCCGAGAATGACT
It encodes the following:
- the sucB gene encoding dihydrolipoyllysine-residue succinyltransferase produces the protein MPYPIVVPQMGESVVEGTVGRWLKAEGEPILKDETVVEIMTDKVNVEIPAIEKGTLGKILVPEGTVVSIGTEIGVILGAGESLPSGYGTTAPRPAVAAAIAAPVVADDSGDGDSARRSSPVVRRLLREHNLRLEDIPASGAGGRVTKEDVLNYVRARQTAPSAPRPTTEKPRSVLTVPTAHGEETIERQPLAGVRKLIADHMIKSQQTSAHVMTMDEIDLTLLVSAREARKEDWNHLAGANVTYMPFFVKSAVAALKEFPAVNASIEGNEILYRKYYHIGVAVARDEGLIVPVVRFADQKSIIQIAREIADLSERARREQLVPDEVTGSTFTLTNAGMYGALASTPVINQPEVAILGMHKIQKRPVVRDGQIVIRDMMYVTLSFDHRLIDGHVAVQFLRRLCERLEDPYEQLLTIG